DNA from Gephyromycinifex aptenodytis:
GTTCACCGCTGGAGTCCACGACCGCCAAATCCCAGCCGTCCAGCGGCAGACCGATCCGCACCGGGTCCGCGCCGGTCGTCATCGCCGCGCACGCAACCACGGTGGCTTCGGTGGGCCCGTAGGTGTTCCACACTTCGCGACCGATGGCTTGGAGGCGAGCAGCCAGTTCGGTGGGCAGCCCTTCCCCTCCGAAGATGAGCAGCCGCACCCCGGCCAGGCAGTCTGGTGGCCACAGGGCCGCCAGCGTCGGCACGGTGGAAACCACGGTGATACCGCGTCGTTCCAGCCAGGGACCCAGGTCGATACCCGAACGAACAAGGCTGCGTGGGGCGGGCACCAGGCACGCGCCGTGCCGCCAGGCCAGCCACATTTCTTCGCAGGAGGCGTCGAAGGCGACCGAGAGCCCGGCCAGGACGCGGTCTCCGGGGCCCAGCGGGGCATCTTGCAGGAAGAGCCGAGCTTCGGCGTCGACGAAGGCCGCCGCGTTGCGATGGGTGACGGCCACCCCTTTGGGGGTGCCGGTGGAACCGGAGGTGAAGATGATCCAGGCGTCGTCGCTCAACTCCGGGGCGCGTTCGGGGGCGATGGACGCGGCGGACACGGCCGAAACGTTCGGGGCCTCGACGTCGATGTCGACCTCGGCGCGATCCAGCTCAGCAGCGATGTGCGCCGCGTGAGCGCCCGCTGGTTGCTCGTTGGGTCGCTGGTCGGGTTGACCAGTAGCGGTAGGCAGCGGGTTACCGTGCGCGTCCACGATGCCGTCGTCGGTGATGACGGCGGCGACCCCGGCTTCGCCGAAGACCACCTCGGCCCGTTCGGGCGGGTCGTCGGCGTCGACCGGCACATAGGCGGCACCAGCGAGCAACGTCGCCAGGATGGCGATGTGCAGGTCGACCCCGCCCGAGGAGCGCCGGATCCCCACTCGGTCCCCGCGGCGTACCCCGGCGGCGACAAGAGCGTCAGCTTCGGCGGTGGCGACCTGCCAGGCTTGGCGGTAGGTGAGCACCACCTCGCCTGCATCGATGGCCGGCTCGTTGGGGTGTGCTTGCACCGACTGGGCGAAAATATCAACCAGCGTGCGTGGAGCCGGGGCTGCTGTAGAGGCGCACAAAGGATCGTCGTACGTGTCTGCTGGCACCACTGGACATCTACTTCCGTCGCCGCGATTGCCCCTACCCGGGCCCGTCAGGTCAGGATTTCCCGACACCGCAGAATTGCCTCCACGAGGCGCCGTTCATCGGCGACTGCTTCGGGTCGGGCACTGCCCCGATCCAGACGGTGGCGAAGAAAAGCGAGCTCTACGGCGCAATCCTGCAACTCCATCATGGCCGACTTGCCGGCTCGGCCGTGCGTGCGGGCCGCTGCTTGGCGCGCCGCGCGCCGCCACGGCAGGCTGGCAAGCATGTTCACCTCCGATGAAGTGAACAAGCCGAGCTGGACGTACTGGCCCAGGTGGCGGGCGATCAGCACGCTCTCCCGGCGGCGAACCCAGACCGCGAATCCGATGGTGGCAACGAAAATCGGCACCTGCACCAGCAGGTAGGCAGTCACCCACCCCTGCAGGCCCAGCACGGCAGAGCCGTTCCACAGTGCGTGCAGTCCCATCGCGGTCAGCAGACCAAGCAGCGGGGCGAAGAATCGCAGGAGGCCACGGCCTCGGGAGACCATGACCCCAATCCCGACACCGGTCCACATGGTGAACAGCGGGTGGGCAAAGGGACCGAGCAACCCGCGCAGCACGAAGGTGATCGCCAAGCCGGCAGCGCCGCCATCGGTCAGCGCACGCCCCAGATAGAGGATGTTCTCGGCGAAGGCGAAACCGGCGGCCACCAGACCCGCGTAGACGATGCCGTCGATGACCCCGTCGAACTCCCGCCTACGAACCCAGAACACCACGAGCACCCCGAACCCCTTGGCGAGTTCCTCCACCACGGGTGCCACCGCCACCGTCGCCGCGATCTCAGGGTCGTAGATCAACTGGCTCAGCACCGCTAGGGAGCTGGTGTTGAGCACCAGGGACACCGAGGTGGAAACCAACGCGCCCCAGCCGAAAGCCAGCAGCAGCGAGGACGTCGGTTCTGCTTCGTAGCGGTCCAGCCAGAGGAAGGCCGGAACAACGATCCCCACCGGCAGCACGGCGATGATCGCCGCGAACAAGCCGGCCTGGACGCCGACCTCCATGCCGATCGCTCCGGTGAGCAGCGCCGCACCCAAACACAGGAGGATGAACAGCCCTGCGGTGATCAACCACCGGCGTAGAAACGGTCGATGGGTGGCGTTACGCGCGACGGGCGCCGAGGGGGCGAGCGTCATTCTGCGGTCTCCTTCGGGGCGGGGTCGGGCGCTCGCAGCCTACGGCCTGCTGCTCGGTGTGGTGTCGTGCTGCAGGCAGCCGGTGAGCAGCCCCCGTAGAGTGGATCGGGTGAGCAAGCCAGCACCTGACCATTCTTCCGACCGAATCATCTGGATCGACTGCGAGATGACCGGCCTCGACATCCAAGCAGACGCCCTGATCGAGGTCGCCGCGCTCGTCACCGATTACGAACTCAACCAGTTCGGTGACGGCATCGACGTCATCATTCGTCCCGAACCGGCGGCGCTGGAGCAGATGAATGACTTCGTGCGCGCCATGCACACCGACAGCGGGCTGCTCAGCGAACTCGAGCAGGGCGTGAGCATGCAGGAGGCGCAGCGCACGGTGCTGGAGTACGTGCGCGAGTTCGCCCCGACGCCGGCCAAGTGGCCGCTGGGTGGCAACACGGTCGGCACCGACCGGGCCTTCCTGGCCCGGGACATGCCTGAGTTGGAGTCGCACCTGCACTACCGCAACATCGACGTCTCCTCGATCAAGGAGTTGTCGCGGCGTTGGTATCCGCGGGTTTACCACAACGCCCCGGCCAAGAACGGCGGTCACCGGGCACTGGCTGACATCCGCGAGAGCGTCAACGAACTGCGGTACTACCGCGAGGCAGTCTTCGTGCCTGCGCCGGGCCCCGACTCGGCCACCGCCAAGGAGATCTCTGCACGTCACAGTGCTGCAATGGCGGAGACGACCGAGCCGGAAACGACGTAGTAGCAGGGGGTGGTCATCAGCACCCGCAAAAGCAGGTACGATGGTCGCCGCGCACCAACACGGGTGAAAACCTCATTGAGGATGACCCCGCGTTACGCGCCCTGGTGGGTGTAGCTCAGCTGGTAGAGCACCTGGTTGTGGTCCAGGTGGCCGCGGGTTCAAGTCCCGTCACTCACCCCAGGAAGTACCGCAGCACCGGCGGGCTGGAGTGCACATCGTGCACACCAGCCCGCTGTCGTATCCCCAGCCCATTGCCGTAGCGCCAGCTGCCGGGGCCACGGGCAAGCCGATCCCGCCCCGATCGCAGTCCGGGCGCGGTCCGCGACGTCGACGCCAACGCCGTGCCAGGATGAAGCTCGGCACCGGCGACGGGCCGGGCCGAAGGTTCCCGAACGGAAGGCTGCTCTCGATGCCCACTCCCCCAGCTGCAAGGGTGCGCCCATCGATACCGGTGCGGGCCATCCTCACCGCGGTTCTTGTCACAGTTCTGGCCGGTGCCGGTCTGTTGGTCGGGAGTTGGACGGCGCAGGGGCATGCGCAGCTGGTGAGTTCATCCCCCGCCGATGGCGACACCGTGGCGACTCCACCGGCCGAAGCGTCGTTGACCTTCAACGAGGAGATCAACCCCAAGTTCGCGCAGATCGTCGTGGCCGACCCCTCGGGGCGGGCGGTACCGGTCGAGCCGCAGGTGGAGAATGCGACCGTCGTGGTTCCGCTGCCGACCGACCTGCCAGCCGGCAAGATCGCCGTCCGCTACCGCGTCGTGAGCCGCGACGGCCACCCCATCGCCGGTCAGATCGCCTTCACCCAGGAGAAGGGCGCAGCGGTGAGCTCAGCGCCGCAGAGCAGCGCCCCGAGCGCCCCGGCCGGCGGGCCGATCGCGAACCCGTCACCGGATGTGGCCACCATGACCGAGACGAACCCGGCCGGCCCCACCGAGAGCGACGGCAGCATCGGCGCCATCTACGTCCTGACAGGTGTGGCCGCCCTAGCACTCATCGGTGTCGGCGCCCTGCTGTTCTTCTGGGAACGTCGCCGCCAGTAATACCCACCGAGGAGACAAACCCCCGAACATCGAGAAAGCCCCCGGCGATGCCGGGGGCTTTCTCATGAAGTGCGCCATCAGGGACTCGAACCCCGAACCCGCTGATTAAGAGTCAGCTGCTCTGCCAATTGAGCTAATGGCGCAACAGGTGAAGACCTTACAGCAGACCTGCCTCAGGCGTGAAATCGGCAGGTCAGAGGCCCTTCCTTCGAACGGCGGCGAGGGCGGGATCGTCGGTTTTACCCGCCTGCGCGCTTATCTGGCAGTACGTTTGCCGGGGTGGTCGACGTGCACCGCCACACCACGTTCAGCAGAGCAGGAGCGACATGAGGGCATTGGCGAAGACCCACGCCGGACCGGGTCTGGAACTCATCGAGGTACCGGAGCCGGAGTGCGGCCCGGGTGACGTGAAGATCCGCGTGCAGGCTGCAGGTCTGTGCGGCACGGACCTGCACCTCGAACAATGGGATGAGTGGGCGGCGAGTCAGGTTCACCCACCGATGGCGATCGGTCACGAATTCTTCGGCGAGATCGTCGAGGTCGGCCAGGATGTGACCTCCTGCCGCGTGGGCCAGAAGGCCTCCGGCGAAGGACATGTGGTGTGCGGTACCTGCCGGAACTGCCGGGCTGGACGGCGCCAGATGTGCATCCGCGTCAACAGCGTCGGGGTGAACCGGGACGGCGCGTTCGCCGACTACGTCGTCCTGCCTGCCAGCAACGTGTGGATCCAACCGCAGGATCTGGATCCGCGGGTCGGCGCCATCTTCGACCCGCTGGGCAACGCCACCCACACCGCCTTGCAGTTCCCGCTGGTTGGTGAGGACGTGCTCATCACCGGCGCCGGGCCCATCGGGGTCATGGCCGCCGCCATCGTCCGCCACGCGGGCGCTCGGTTCGTCACCGTCACCGACGTCTCCGACTATCGCCTCGAACTAGCCCGGGCCGCTGGGGCGGACCGCGTCGTCAACGTGGCCAAGTCGCGCATCGCCGACGCCCAGCGCGAACTGGGCATGTCCGAAGGTTTCGACGTGGCCCTGGAGATGTCCGGCAGCCCGCAAGCGCTGGCCGAGACCATCGAGAACATGAACCACGGTGGCCGTATCGCCATGCTGGGCCTGCCTCGGGAGCCGTTCGCCATCGACTTCGGCAAGGTCATCACCCACATGCTGACCATCAAGGGCGTGTACGGCCGAGAGATGTTCGAGACTTGGTACGCGGCCTCGGCCATGATGCAAACCTCAGACCTGCTGCAACGCACCGTCAGTTCCGTCGTCACCCACGCCGTCCCGCTACAGGACTGGCCAGAAGCCTTCGCCGCTGCCCGCTCGGGCGAATGCGGCAAAGTCGTCCTCGACATCAGCTAATCGAAGGGGCATTCATGAACCCGGACTTCACCCAACAGGTGAGCGCCACTGTGGACCAGATCCGCCAGGACGGCCTCTTCAAGAGCGAACGACGCCTGCTGACCCCGCAGTCGGCCCACATCCGCACCCCCAGCGGAGAGGCGCTCAACTTCTGCGCTAACAACTACCTGGGCCTGGCGGACCACCCCGACGTCATCTCGGCCGCGCGTTCGGCCCTGGACGAGTGGGGTTTCGGTATGGCCAGCGTGCGGTTCATCTGCGGCACGCAAGAACTGCACAAGCAACTTGAAGCGCGGATCGCTGAACTGGTCGGGACTCAGGACGCGATCCTGTACTCCTCCTGCTTCGACGCCAACGGAGGCGTCTTCGAGGTGCTGTTCGAGGCGGGCGACGCAATCATCTCCGACGAGTTGAACCATGCCTCGATCATCGACGGGGTGCGGCTGAGCAAGGCCGACCGTTACCGCTACCGCAACCGCGACCTGGAGGACCTGCGCACCCAGCTCGAGGCCGCCAAGGGCGCCCGGCGCATCGTCATCGTCACCGACGGCGTCTTCTCCATGGACGGCTCGTACGCCCCGCTGGAGGGCATCTGCGACCTCGCCGACGAGTATGGGGCGCTGGTGCTGGTCGATGACTCCCACGCGGTGGGGTTCGTCGGCGAGAACGGGCGCGGCACCCACGAGTACTGCGGCGTACTGGAGCGGGTGGACCTGATCACCGGAACCTTGGGCAAGGCGCTGGGTGGCGCCTCCGGGGGCTACGTTGCCGGTGCCAGCGAGGTCGTGGAGTTGCTGCGTCAGCGTTCGCGCCCCTACCTGTTCAGCAACGCGGTGGCACCCTCGGTCGCGGCCGGTTCCTTGGCGGCGATCGAACTGGCCTTAGGCGGCTCCGAGCAACGCCAGACGCTACGCCGAAACGCCGAACTGTTCCGCAGCCTGATGGATGAGGCCGGCTTCGAGCTACTGCCCGGGAGCCACCCCATCGTGCCTGTGATGTTCCCCGGCGAAGACGGGGCCCGCCAGGCGAGCCAGATCGCGGACTCCATGCTGGAGCGCGGCGTGTACGTCATCGCGTTCTCCTTCCCCGTTGTGCCTCGGGGCAAGGCCCGC
Protein-coding regions in this window:
- a CDS encoding glycine C-acetyltransferase — its product is MNPDFTQQVSATVDQIRQDGLFKSERRLLTPQSAHIRTPSGEALNFCANNYLGLADHPDVISAARSALDEWGFGMASVRFICGTQELHKQLEARIAELVGTQDAILYSSCFDANGGVFEVLFEAGDAIISDELNHASIIDGVRLSKADRYRYRNRDLEDLRTQLEAAKGARRIVIVTDGVFSMDGSYAPLEGICDLADEYGALVLVDDSHAVGFVGENGRGTHEYCGVLERVDLITGTLGKALGGASGGYVAGASEVVELLRQRSRPYLFSNAVAPSVAAGSLAAIELALGGSEQRQTLRRNAELFRSLMDEAGFELLPGSHPIVPVMFPGEDGARQASQIADSMLERGVYVIAFSFPVVPRGKARIRVQLSAAHSEQDVQTCVKAFIQARDEVV
- the orn gene encoding oligoribonuclease, whose protein sequence is MSKPAPDHSSDRIIWIDCEMTGLDIQADALIEVAALVTDYELNQFGDGIDVIIRPEPAALEQMNDFVRAMHTDSGLLSELEQGVSMQEAQRTVLEYVREFAPTPAKWPLGGNTVGTDRAFLARDMPELESHLHYRNIDVSSIKELSRRWYPRVYHNAPAKNGGHRALADIRESVNELRYYREAVFVPAPGPDSATAKEISARHSAAMAETTEPETT
- a CDS encoding PrsW family intramembrane metalloprotease; its protein translation is MTLAPSAPVARNATHRPFLRRWLITAGLFILLCLGAALLTGAIGMEVGVQAGLFAAIIAVLPVGIVVPAFLWLDRYEAEPTSSLLLAFGWGALVSTSVSLVLNTSSLAVLSQLIYDPEIAATVAVAPVVEELAKGFGVLVVFWVRRREFDGVIDGIVYAGLVAAGFAFAENILYLGRALTDGGAAGLAITFVLRGLLGPFAHPLFTMWTGVGIGVMVSRGRGLLRFFAPLLGLLTAMGLHALWNGSAVLGLQGWVTAYLLVQVPIFVATIGFAVWVRRRESVLIARHLGQYVQLGLFTSSEVNMLASLPWRRAARQAAARTHGRAGKSAMMELQDCAVELAFLRHRLDRGSARPEAVADERRLVEAILRCREILT
- the tdh gene encoding L-threonine 3-dehydrogenase produces the protein MRALAKTHAGPGLELIEVPEPECGPGDVKIRVQAAGLCGTDLHLEQWDEWAASQVHPPMAIGHEFFGEIVEVGQDVTSCRVGQKASGEGHVVCGTCRNCRAGRRQMCIRVNSVGVNRDGAFADYVVLPASNVWIQPQDLDPRVGAIFDPLGNATHTALQFPLVGEDVLITGAGPIGVMAAAIVRHAGARFVTVTDVSDYRLELARAAGADRVVNVAKSRIADAQRELGMSEGFDVALEMSGSPQALAETIENMNHGGRIAMLGLPREPFAIDFGKVITHMLTIKGVYGREMFETWYAASAMMQTSDLLQRTVSSVVTHAVPLQDWPEAFAAARSGECGKVVLDIS
- a CDS encoding copper resistance CopC family protein, with product MPTPPAARVRPSIPVRAILTAVLVTVLAGAGLLVGSWTAQGHAQLVSSSPADGDTVATPPAEASLTFNEEINPKFAQIVVADPSGRAVPVEPQVENATVVVPLPTDLPAGKIAVRYRVVSRDGHPIAGQIAFTQEKGAAVSSAPQSSAPSAPAGGPIANPSPDVATMTETNPAGPTESDGSIGAIYVLTGVAALALIGVGALLFFWERRRQ